The following nucleotide sequence is from Channa argus isolate prfri chromosome 9, Channa argus male v1.0, whole genome shotgun sequence.
TAacaattaaaaaccttttttacaaaccattacatttttttttgtattagctACAGCATTGcagcaaacaaaaaacccaGTAGTTTTTCTCCCCATTTTTCCCTGAAGACCTTGAGTAGTCTGAACCCTAAAGAAAGATACAGATACTTACACACTTAATAGTAACCAGTGTCCCTACATACTATAGTCTATACCTATCATAGTCTATCACTTTTTATGCTGTAAATGGATTGTGATCCAAAACTCTTATGTGCTGTATAGTttgaattatatattttgtttcacTGCCCATCAGCAAACTCTAAAGGTACAGGACTGCAGCTGCcagagtgtttttttgttgaagtCTGTTGAGAAATTATTGCATGTGAGTGTACAGTGTAGTGCTAGTGTCCTTGATACTGAAGTTCTCACAAAAGTTTGTAGGAGCAATTTGTCAACTGAAATGGTGCAACTaatagacttatttacagactTGAGAGCAAGCCCACCTTAAATGGTGCTCTCTGCTAAGATGAGTCAACAGACATTGGGATATTTATTGATTCAGACATTTGGTTAAGTGAAGTGTTCATTTGAATGATGGAAGATGTATCTTTTGTAACAGCTGAAGATACATTAGCAGTGATTGGGGGAAGAACAAAGTCTGATGGAGGCAGTGTTACACCAGGAACCACAATAGGCATGgtgagaggaggaagagttgGAAGACCTGCAGAGTACAACACAAAGACATTACCTAGAAGAACAGAGTACATAATTTGTGATGGTGATTGGTATTTAAACACTTTCTTCTGCAGTTTTAAGGGATATTGTTCTTCAAACAATGGGTTTGTTCATATTGGCCCCATCTTAATCTAATGTAAGAGATGCCAGATTGAATATAACTAAAGTAAGCAAAAACAACGTTCACATGGGCCAGGGTTAACAGGCTCTTAAAAGGTTTATTGAGTCCCCCCCCTTCCAATCGTATTAAAAGGAAAGGTTTCACCCATAGAGAACcacaaaatgcacatttgtaaAAGCCATATTCTGCATTGTCAACAAATCTAAGACCAAAATTAACTTTCCAACACATCTAGTCCATCTGTGCCTTACAGCATTAAGCACATTTGTTCATACATTACATCTTCAAAAATCGGCAAGAAATAAACTAGGGCTTAAAAGTTGCcctaaaacatcttttttttgcaatgttgcTACAGATTTGTTTACTACAGCAGAATTTTGGATTCACTATTAAATAAACTTGTGCCCATGATCAGCAGCCAGTCCAGCACTGTGGCTAACTGATGAGCTAATAGTTTTGGACAATGATAAAGGCATTCCTGAATATCATTCATTGTCGGTTTAGGACTTTTCATGGAGTTTGtggacaataataaaaaagcctCAAAACTTGCCTGAAAACTAACAAGTACAATTCAATACCTGTATGCTGTAATCCAACTCCAGGCGGCAACACTTGGCCCATGTTTGGCAAAGTAACATTAAGGTTTGGAAATTTAGGAAAGGGTGGAAGGCCCCCGGGTAAGGGCACTAaacctgtgaaaaaaaacaaaaaaacaatgctagGTTATACTAATGTCATGCAAGTTTGCTTAGAGTAGCTGACTTGCGTATAAGGTCAGGTCAAGCCCCAAATAATATCCACTTACCTGGTAGTGTTACAGCAGAATTGACAGACAGTGGAAGGCTCTGTGAGGAGGGTATGTTACTGTGCATTGGAACCATGGGAGCtcctgaaaaatgttttcacttaacTTTTAGCATTATGTTAATAGACAGTAATGTTTCATTTCAATACATCAGCACATATTAATTTCACAACAATTCAAACTGGATGACAGTGTACCTGTCTGTAGATTAGTAGTGACTGTTGGGTTATAGCTGACTGACGAGCCAGCGAGAGACTGATCAAATTCAGCTGATGCAGAAGAGACAGTAACTGGAATGGTGGGAACGACAGCTGACAGATGCACCTGGTGAGAtaagttattttaccttgttATCATTCAACAAGAAATGAAACGGAGgacaaaatattgttttcttctaGAGGCAAATAACGGATGTGCTGACTACCTCTGTGAATCCATCTTTTGGTGAAGGTGCTGGTTCGTAAGGAGACTGAGCAGGAAAACTGATTTTCTTGCCCTCTGAACACTGGAGAGTGGGTATCCTATGCAGATAGCCATAACCAATCCCACACCCTAGActgaagagacagaaacactgagATGAAAAGGTcaacacatttcacaaaagCCCTAATGATGACGTGAATAGTAACATTACACTCTAGTGGATCCAACaggactaaaaaaaacaacaaataaactaGGTAATCATCTGGTACAATAAATGAGACGTCGTACTACAATTCATAATAAttcagtgagtttttttttttcacaaaaatgctattttttttaagtttgtcaATCATTGGACAAGGCAATCCTTTCCCTGtatatttgattttatgtttacattcaCCATTTACTCAGAAAAGGACATTACTACAAACTGAAAATAGCATTAGAGATTGAAAATGCAAATAGAAAAACTAATGTTGAAAAATGTAGAATTTTACTATTAGAATCATATTTTCAATCCAAATTACCTTGAAGAAATATACCAAACCCTAACTTAAACCTAATTCATTACAGCAGcagataaaatagaaaacataaaaacagtccAATCTCTCAGCTCATCAGTCGGCTGAGTCTAACAATGTTTTCGTGTAATGATTTTATAGTAAAATTATACTATTTcactatttatttttgtcatttaaagttGGTCTTTAGGACTTATGAATTAGTAGTAAAGGGGGCGGACCAGATTGGCACCAAGATATGGTTTTGTGTAAACACctgtaaagtgtttttctaCAGTGTTTCCTAAGTGGCTTACTTTTGCTAAATTTTCCTTTCCTGATAGAAAACAAGATCATaccaaaattaaattacaagCAAGATTTATATGACTTTCATTACATGGTTTCCAGCTGAAGAAAGGACAGACAAAGTTCATGTAGATTATTTCCTCAATAACTCATACCTGCCCTCTCCACCCCAGTCAGAATTTGGAGTGATGAGTACCTCGCGGCagttgtctgtgtctgtgttgtagACGTACAGCTTCACCTCCTTTCTATCATGGGTTTCAACAAGGGAGAACAGATCCTCGCTCTGTTTAAACAGAACACAGCACTTTAATTTCTATTGTCAACTTTATGCCAACTGTACATACAATCACCAAAGCAGGTACCTCATTCATGACAGTGTCAGCTCCTATAATGTAGTCAGTGTAGGCCCTCAAACCAGCCAGCGCTGCAGGCGAGTTTATTTCTACTTCCTACACtcaaaacaatatttgttaacataacacaaattgtataaaatacacaaaaaaagataGACAAAATATTTatccacacaaatattttagttAAAAGGTCAGGAATGATCAGACTGCCACACTCACCAAAACATGCCAGACATTTTCATTGGCCCCTTCAAAACTGCAGAAGCGAATACTGACCCCCAGAAGCCCCTGGCCACCCCACATGTTGCTGGGTGTGACAGTCGTCTCCCTCACTGTCATTGTCTTGCTACTGTATAACAGCACTTTGATGGGCCTCTCCACATTCATCTTCAGCAGCTCTTTTAGTGCATCATTGTCCTTGTTCTATCAGAGAACAAATTCAagtcatttgttaaaatatttgtaattatagGACACATTATCAGGACGCAGACTTAAAAGTGTGACCTTGAACAGGAGCCGCAAATTAACTTTCAGAAGACACAGGAAGTTTTATTATTCACATCGCATCAAACTCACCAGTCTTGTGTCACAAACGGAAATTATGAAA
It contains:
- the LOC137133110 gene encoding Golgi reassembly-stacking protein 2-like, producing MGGSQSVEIPGGGTEGYHVLRVQENSPGHRAGLEPFFDFIISVCDTRLNKDNDALKELLKMNVERPIKVLLYSSKTMTVRETTVTPSNMWGGQGLLGVSIRFCSFEGANENVWHVLEVEINSPAALAGLRAYTDYIIGADTVMNESEDLFSLVETHDRKEVKLYVYNTDTDNCREVLITPNSDWGGEGSLGCGIGYGYLHRIPTLQCSEGKKISFPAQSPYEPAPSPKDGFTEVHLSAVVPTIPVTVSSASAEFDQSLAGSSVSYNPTVTTNLQTGAPMVPMHSNIPSSQSLPLSVNSAVTLPGLVPLPGGLPPFPKFPNLNVTLPNMGQVLPPGVGLQHTGLPTLPPLTMPIVVPGVTLPPSDFVLPPITANVSSAVTKDTSSIIQMNTSLNQMSESINIPMSVDSS